A window of Theropithecus gelada isolate Dixy chromosome 14, Tgel_1.0, whole genome shotgun sequence contains these coding sequences:
- the LOC112605844 gene encoding uncharacterized protein LOC112605844: MMWFQISSGSKVNLIPGLELDTAICQPLGGDLYISAGRARVSLASSSSLWPVHSFRWRDAGPRTREKLPRCPPPSPAPPRPPSAPTSCAGALTRLQPEEVGGGRPPVPGRQGRPSPKGRSTWTIPRSKPRGAGESILWGGGEPAARGVVGALRGKPCTLSWIGARARCGLRADPGVPLLVAMAPARAARAGVGLGVSGIPGPVLHLGLGLDPRALQRPSVGFQAEEILRHPRRSWELLLCSIREHSEVLSFMLICLPLEFRFPTC, encoded by the exons ATGATGTGGTTTCAAATCAGTTCTGGCTCCAAAGTGAATCTGATACCAGGACTTGAACTGGATACGGCCATTTGCCAGCCTCTTGGGGGGGACCTATACATTTCG GCGGGCCGGGCTCGCGTCTCTCTAGCCAGCTCGTCGTCTCTGTGGCCTGTGCACAGCTTCCGGTGGCGGGACGCGGGGCCGCGCACGCGGGAAAAGCTTCCCCGGTGTCCccccccatcccctgccccccCGCGTCCCCCCAGCGCGCCCACCTCCTGCGCCGGGGCCCTCACGAGGCTGCAGCCTGAGGAGGTAGGTGGTGGTCGTCCCCCGGTCCCAGGAAGGCAGgggcgcccctcccccaaggGACGCTCGACATGGACCATTCCGCGTTCGAAACCGCGGGGAGCGGGCGAATCCATCCTGTGGGGCGGGGGTGAACCGGCGGCCCGCGGGGTGGTGGGAGCGCTGCGAGGGAAACCCTGCACTCTGAGCTGGATTGGGGCGCGTGCGAGGTGCGGGCTCCGGGCTGACCCTGGGGTTCCGCTACTCGTTGCCATGGCTCCCGCCAGAGCGGCTAGAGCGGGCGTCGGGTTGGGTGTCAGCGGTATTCCAGGCCCGGTTCTCCACCTGGGCTTAGGCCTGGACCCTCGAGCGCTGCAGCGTCCGTCTGTAggtttccaggcagaggaaatccTGAGACATCCCAGGCGCAGTTGGGAGTTGCTGCTGTGCTCCATCCGTGAGCACAGCGAGGTGCTGTCTTTCATGCTTATCTGTCTTCCTCTTGAATTTAGATTCCCAACCTGCTGA